One window of the Primulina eburnea isolate SZY01 chromosome 18, ASM2296580v1, whole genome shotgun sequence genome contains the following:
- the LOC140819914 gene encoding WAT1-related protein At3g28050-like: protein MAWPILLLPFVGMVAAMTALSGNMTISKMAMSNGASFYIISVYSNALATVVLFPTAFIFHWYKIPPVTFAVLWRILFLALCGCLADIGSYAGINYSSPTLGSELLNLVPGFAYILAIIFRMERINLTQSSGMLKFLGTLVLITGASIATLYKGAAILNKPSSLTSPVYLLASPQNWILGGTLLAMAAFLTAAWSVVQTTILKIYPVEMIIVAIYCVFVTIQSLVIALIAEKDLTAWKLQAEMGLVAALYAGLVNISFRLYLMSWCLRRTGPLFVTMFNPLVIVISAIIGLIFFKDVLYVGSVAGSIVLVIGLYTVVWGKAKENMVKDDIEGSSGHSLGHHKLPLLQNEEA from the exons ATGGCGTGGCCGATATTGTTGCTGCCTTTTGTTGGCATGGTGGCAGCGATGACTGCTTTATCAGGCAATATGACAATAAGCAAGATGGCTATGTCAAACGGCGCCAGTTTCTACATTATATCCGTGTATTCCAATGCCTTGGCCACTGTCGTTCTCTTCCCCACGGCGTTTATTTTCCACTG GTATAAAATCCCACCGGTTACGTTTGCTGTTCTTTGGAGAATTTTGTTTCTTGCTCTGTGCGG TTGCTTAGCAGATATTGGGAGTTATGCTGGTATAAACTATAGCTCCCCCACACTGGGATCAGAGTTACTGAATCTGGTTCCAGGTTTTGCTTACATACTCGCCATCATATTCAG GATGGAAAGAATAAATCTGACACAATCAAGtggcatgcttaagttcttggGAACTCTTGTTTTGATCACGGGGGCGTCTATTGCGACGCTATACAAAGGAGCCGCAATCTTGAACAAACCATCAAGCTTAACCTCTCCGGTATACTtattggcatcaccacaaaatTGGATTCTTGGAGGAACTTTACTTGCAATGGCTGCCTTTTTAACCGCGGCATGGTCTGTAGTTCAGACTACAATTCTCAAGATATACCCGGTTGAGATGATCATAGTGGCGATTTACTGCGTCTTTGTGACAATACAATCCTTGGTTATTGCTCTGATTGCAGAAAAAGATTTAACTGCTTGGAAGTTACAAGCTGAGATGGGCTTAGTTGCTGCATTATATGCG GGACTCGTCAATATATCATTCCGACTGTACTTGATGTCTTGGTGCCTTAGGAGGACAGGACCGCTTTTCGTTACTATGTTCAACCCCTTGGTGATCGTCATTTCTGCGATCATCGGCCTCATCTTCTTTAAAGATGTTCTCTATGTCGGCAG TGTGGCTGGTTCAATTGTGCTAGTTATTGGATTGTATACTGTTGTTTGGGGAAAGGCAAAAGAAAACATGGTAAAGGATGATATTGAAGGAAGCAGTGGACACTCATTAGGCCATCATAAACTCCCCTTATTGCAAAATGAAGAAGCATAG